The Aedes albopictus strain Foshan chromosome 2, AalbF5, whole genome shotgun sequence region CAATCGTCTCTTTAGAGAGCTAACAAGCTTCTTCCGCCGGCACCTAGGCCGGCACTACATCTGTCACAAGAGCTAAAAATCCCGAACCTCATGGTCCAATCCCATGTATATTTCCTGCAGAACTGCCATATCCATCCGACCACTACTCTACTGCCGAGTTCTTCCGCACAATCTTATCAAAAAATTtgcaaattgcccattttcataaTTGCGATCAATATTCTGCTTCGACCGCCTGCGGAGAATATTGATTAACCTAAAGTGTTTAGATTTGTTAGTTCTTAATAAAAGCACAACattcaaataaatttattttcttgtgtttttttttcaacgtaaACAAAATAGATGACATCACCGTTGAACCATGCGCATAGTATTTGATACTATATTACAATGGTCAAACCTACCATGCTGTTTATCATGCACATAGTAAAATTAACAATGTAATGAGGTTCAAAAGCACCATGAAATGTAAATATGAAGCGACATAGTAAATTGAACCCTGCACATGGTAGTTTCAAGCAAAAattatggtctaccaaaatcaagtagtaaagttgttttaatttaacccTCGATGTGGTCAAAATTACCATGtccattttttcagtgtagcgtAGCACAAAGAAATATTACGCTATATATACTacaaaggcgacgatggatcgagttatgtgcgtagttcgagtatcagggacattcttcagtcccttcgaatctcgcagagggttatggcaaggtgccttgctgttaaacattgcttcagagggtgtaattaggagagcgggaagtccgttcagctgcgtggtttcgctgatgatattattgatattatagctcgtaaatttgagacgatggcggaaacgtatatccgactaaagagtgaagccaggtaaatcggattagtcactaatgtgtcgaagacaatgtatcgacgatgatgaaatcgaggccgttgaagaattcgtgtaccgacaacgacaccagcagagaaattcagaggtgcattgtggcaggaaatcctgcttactttggactccgcagaactctacgatcgaataaagttcgccgtaacacgaagttaactatctacaaaacgctgattagaccggtagtcctctatggacacgaaacatggaccctacgtgcagaggaccaacgcgcccttggagttttcgaacggaaggtgttgcgtaccatctacggcggagtgcagatggcagacttggggaaggcgaatgaaccacgagctgcatcagctactgagagaaccaaccatcgtccacaccgcgaaaatcgggaggctacggtgggcgggtcacgtcatcaggatgtcagatagcaaaacccgactaaaataattctcgagagtcatccgaccggtacaagaagacgtggagcgcagcgagctaggtgggtcgaccaaatggaggacgatctgcggaccctccgcagagtgcggaactggacaaacagccatggaccgagtcgaatggagacggctactatgtacagcagatgccatcccggccttagcctgatcggtaaggtaagtacaaaTCATCGAAGACTACTTCGATTCAAATGCTTTTGAAATGCATTCTATGTGATTCCTTTGACACAACCCCCTCCCGCTTAAAATCCGGCCCAGATTGTGACGAATGATTCACAGTCATTGGCATTCATGGCAATGTTCTCAACTACTCACTGGAATTCGCTGACAAAATTGTAGAATTCATATAATCTTTATTTTTGATACGTGATGTATGTCAGGTAGATAGGTACCTATAAACTATTTTAAAGTCATAAAATTGGAATGTCAACACTTACCGTCCGCTTTTCCGTGTTGTTTCTTCATATGACGCGCGAGGCTAGTCCTGATCTCGAACTGTTTCCCACAGCTTCGGCAAGCGAACGCCTTGGGTGGGGGGTTGATCCTCTTTTCGTGCCACCGGCGATGCTTTTCCTGGTCTTCCTCGGTCACCATGGTAAACTGGCAGCCTTCGACTGGGCAGCGCAGCGGCTCAACTCCTTCATGTCCCGCGAGGTGTTGCGCCAAACTGTTGGCATCGGGAAAGGTGGCATCGCAACGGGGACATCCGTATCGTTCGGGTTTCGGGTGTTCCGTTTTGAGATGTTCGCGAACCATGGGAAGCTGGTTGAACGCTGACGAGCAGATGACACACTTGAGCGTTCTTTTGCCACTGATAGCGATGTTTGATTGTTCGAACCGTGTCAACGAAGTCTCTGTATTCAAGCCGAACTCAGCATGTTGTTTTGTACAATCAATGATATGCTCTTGAAGCTCAGTGAACAATTTGGAGGCATACTTGCACAGCGTATTGCTGCACTTAAACAGTTTTGAGTTTGCATGATCGTTTACATGCTTTTTTAGAGCACTTCGTGATTTTTTCGTGAATCCGCAGTAGATACAACTCAGGCTCTTTTCTACTCTGTGTTCCTTGACAACATGATTTCTGGCCAATTTAAGCGTTTTTAGCTTTTTGTTACATAAAGCACAAGTGTAGGTTTGACGAATAACGTTTGGTTCTTTGAAGATCTTAATTTTAGCAGACTCGTATGGTGTTAACTTGACTTTCTCTGTGGTTACGGCCAACGGGTCAGAATCAACCGTATGAATCCACACGTGCTTTTCAAGATCCCGAAAACTGCGAAAAGCCACTTCACAAATCACGCAGTTGAACACCTTCGACGTCGAATAGTCATGAGTGTGATTAAATCTTTTCGCGTGCCTTCGGAGGTCACTAACCGTTACGAAATCCATCTTACATGACCCACACTTGAAGGGTCGCTCACCGGTGTGGCTTCTTACGTGAGCAGGAAGATTCGAAACATTGGATACCGCCATGCCACAGACATTACAGGTACGTTTCTTCACGTCTAGATGCTCCCTGTTGAGGTGTCGTCTGATGTTCGAGAGCTGTTCGAAATCCTTAGTACATATGTTACATGTATATTGGGATCCAGTACCGTCTTTTATGTTTACCTCTTCGAAAAGAGACATTTTCTCGCTAAGTTCTTCCTCTTCCATACTTATGATGGATTCCATTCCGATAAGCTGGGGGTTCAGTTCAATAGTTATCCCATTTGTGCTTGGTTCATCTGTAAATAAGGAAGGAAAGAGGCCCGGCTTATCTTTGGCGAAGGAAAAGTGTCCGGAAATCAATAGTAATTCATTCGACGGAGAAAAATTATATTATAACGAAAGCAGAACACGTGGAGTAACAGTTATTTTGGcataaaaaaaatacacatttatTTTTATGCCAACTGTCCTTATGCAAAATGGCCTTACGCAAAATGACCTACCTCGACCGCCATCACTTAGCTCCACCGGTTCAACCAACCCGTCAGCTTTCGCTTCATCATTGGTTAGTTGTTCCACCGGCTCGGAACGCACTCTGCTCACGGTCTTCGGCGTTAGCTCTCCTTGGTAGTCCTTATGGTGCCTCCGGACGTGCCTGTACACGGTAGTGCACCACGACGAAGCGTATCCGCAACCATCGACCGGACACACAAAAGGACGCTCTCCGGTGTGCACTCGAGCGTGTTCGTCCAAATCCCGTGACCGCTGGAAGCCCCAACCGCACACACTGCAGGTGTATCTTTTCACGTCCAAATGGACGTTGCTAATGTGGGCCTCGGCGGCACTCCGCTTAAGGAAAACCATTTTGCATCTGCTGCACTTGTACAGCGACCTTCCGCTGGCTCGCGCAGTCAACTCGATTCGTATTTCGACACCGGAAATATCTACCGCTTCTTTCATCATCTTTTGAGCATGTTTAGCCGGCTTCCGGGACTTGACTGAATGTTTGCGAGCTATATGCAAGCTAAGGGTTTTGTCCGATGCGCAAGAATATTCACAGCCAATTTCGGGGCAATTGAAAGAGTTTTTCGTATTGGGTTCCGTTGATATTATCCTAGGTCTGCCTCTCTtcttgggtgctgaaaaactatcCTCCACTTTCACTGTTTGTCGTTTTTCTGTGCAATTTGAGATTTTCGTATTTGATTCCGTTGATTTTTTCCTAGGTCTACCTCTCTTCTTAGGAACTGAAAAGCTATCGTCTACTTTCACTGATTGTCGTTTGGAGCTTAATGGTCCTGAAATATTAAATATGAAGTTGAAGGGATCAAGATTCAATTCTAATTACATACTCGAGTTAAGTGTCGCTCCAAAAGATGCATTGTGTTTATCTTCGGGTTCAGGGAAACCTTCTGTGTCCTCTATTTCAATTGGCTCACGCTTAATGGAAAACTCTGCTTCTTCAGGAGTACCTGAGATCAGCGGAACCCCCTGAGGTGGTGGTACTTCAATGTCACTCATTCTGACTAGCggaaaagaaaaacattttttttacagaaatggaCCACCTAGTATTGGTAAATCTAatatccgaatctgtgcagaccATGACCTGACAGGCTTCTGTATTTGccagcggggtagcgcggacgtcaaccacgaatagatgtgccgtagcccacatgaatttgacatgtttgggaaattgacacttttgggcactctgacagatctgggaagtgcacgacatctgcgaattagtcattatcataagttattacttaagtaaaacgtgtaaaactagcaaaaggttacgaaaattttggcgtgcaatcgttcgaaattacacgacaacgcgaagatagcaaataaatcagtaagaaattgtgtaacgcatcagttttcagcacaaacaattttgaacgtgtttttgttgtgagctacggggattttgccttttgctggccccctggtATTTGCAATTAAAAATATGTACTCACCTGTTCTCAATAATGTAAACAATACTTCATTCAAACATCATTAAACACTAACTTCTTATTATGAAGAAAGCTGAAGTGAAAGAATCTGATAAATTCGCATTCATATTTTTCTGGAACACAGGATTAATGTAGGAGCGTGACTATCGTAACCCACCGGAATCGCGTCGAATGATGGTGATGCACTGATGGATGCACTGCagcaaacaaaaattttaatgtCATTTTACCCGCAAACAAAACAcgcaaaacaaaaacataaacatGCGGTACCTGAATTAAGCAGGGGAGGATCCGGAGGATCTTCTACCCTTTAGGCctacccaaacatgcccacctgcgcgccatctacacggagagacgaaactacccaaaagtgagttctttccacccaacttcggggttgcgtgcgtcaagccaattttgagttgatggaatcgatgtttttgttgggttgttcccgcttgcttccatgtgaaaaaaatacctaattttaagttttttccacccaaccgaaattttgactaggttgtattcactcaaatttgagtactgtgctagaaactcagtgttggcttgacgcacggaactgcaaaagttgggttgtttctctcttcactctctgacaacaatagaaagagcgcatgaaaagggagatgaaaaagaactcaaaatttattttaaaagtacctaattttgagtttttcagtttctccgtgtactgttggttctaatttgtaaacatcttttgtttaatggttttataaatATCAACAGTAGCATAAACATCAGTGCTTTTCTCTCGATTTTGATGCTTATGATAgcttatgatcagtgttttcggtaattaCCGACATTTCTTGAGTCATAGTGTTAAATTATCCTCACATTGGAGAAAAATAATCGTtcagggagttttcaattttcagtCGATTTTCGCACttcaaacaaaacaacaacaaaaacaaacgagagtagaggctaatatttcataatggtgaaaacaaaatactgattttttcggaatgaaaTTGTTCAATCTAATATGCTGAATATAACATTCTTTATGTTTGAATCACatactgacttgcttttagcatgataaaacggtattaaaatcagttttgcaatcgaaaattgaacttttcttgtttggcagttacgtctttttactggttctaaaacatgatagagggtaggcgcaatttgttcccagttgacagtcagcTTCTACCCCTGGAATAATGCCATGCTGATGGGGATGCTCTTAATTCGATCAACACAGgactcgcagtaaaagtcaaagaacAAAATAATTTTGACAGCATATGCTGTGTGTGCaccaaccggctgcgatgcggccatgtttttgaagtcatcatctgtttcaggtcaaacatttggtTTAGCtcgccataaatggtgaaaaaattgttctacgcatatggtcaaatctcaaccgttacgtagttattgaactccccatgtttttgactcctattgccttaactggctataacattGAAATGGTCAAATTTATCGCAGTTTTTACCCTTCTTGCACCCATaataagggtataaatatcgctcgaaaaaccgactttcgatccgaggcccggagggccgagtctcatataccaatgaactcagctcgacgaactgagcaaatgtctgtatgtgtgtgtgtatgtgtgtatgtgtgtgtatgtatgtgcgttacaaaaaaaagtcacgcacgtttctcagccgtctgtcaaccgatttgagttctcttggaagcaaattaaagctactacatcctagtagaacgctattgaattatttttcgattggacgtttggttaccgagatatctctcgaagagtacttatgagtcatacatctaaactttttaagatttttgaccaagtgtatcataataaatattttggccgtttgtcgatcgatttgggttctcttggcaccaaatgaaagctacagcatcctagtaggtcgcccagaaattttatttcgattggatatTTAGTTACAGAGatatatacaactaaaccttttgagatttttgaccaagtgtatcataataaatatctcagccgtctgtcaaccgatttcggttcttctggcaccaaatgaaagctacaacattctagtagaaccctatacaatttcattaggattggacatttggttaccgagatatctttcaaagagtacttgggagtaatacagattaaccttttgagatttttgaccaagtgtatcataataaatgtctcagccgtctgtcaaccgatttgggttttctaagcaccaaatgaaagctacaatatccttgtaaaaggccctgaaattttatttcgattcgacatttgattgctgagatatcttacgaagagtatttcaataaattctttttttttattattatattcacttgttatcttgcattagtttttgaccagtctatgggaaattatttttcaataaataatgctgacctcatacaaagtgtatactagcaggttattgttttcaataaaattataaataactaattacaaatacacaggaattctatgaaaactaacaatattttaaatgaaagctttgaatttatatattgtgggatgccaaaactgattaacttagtagatatatcatttttgtccttgctacaccataaccatgaatactttGGAGcttatttaatcgactgattcagagatattagacaaagtgtatctcgctgattttcttacccatttgttaatcgattcaagatcttttggcagttaacaaaagatacaatattccagaatatgtaagctattttttaaacattccgtacaagattctaggaagtgtctggcatttctggtagtttagtccatggtccatgatgctattttggaaaccaatccactagatgccaaatccacaatattttctagaacattTGGTCAAttgcacaaaataaatatgtta contains the following coding sequences:
- the LOC109403675 gene encoding zinc finger protein 135 gives rise to the protein MSDIEVPPPQGVPLISGTPEEAEFSIKREPIEIEDTEGFPEPEDKHNASFGATLNSRPLSSKRQSVKVDDSFSVPKKRGRPRKKSTESNTKISNCTEKRQTVKVEDSFSAPKKRGRPRIISTEPNTKNSFNCPEIGCEYSCASDKTLSLHIARKHSVKSRKPAKHAQKMMKEAVDISGVEIRIELTARASGRSLYKCSRCKMVFLKRSAAEAHISNVHLDVKRYTCSVCGWGFQRSRDLDEHARVHTGERPFVCPVDGCGYASSWCTTVYRHVRRHHKDYQGELTPKTVSRVRSEPVEQLTNDEAKADGLVEPVELSDGGRDEPSTNGITIELNPQLIGMESIISMEEEELSEKMSLFEEVNIKDGTGSQYTCNICTKDFEQLSNIRRHLNREHLDVKKRTCNVCGMAVSNVSNLPAHVRSHTGERPFKCGSCKMDFVTVSDLRRHAKRFNHTHDYSTSKVFNCVICEVAFRSFRDLEKHVWIHTVDSDPLAVTTEKVKLTPYESAKIKIFKEPNVIRQTYTCALCNKKLKTLKLARNHVVKEHRVEKSLSCIYCGFTKKSRSALKKHVNDHANSKLFKCSNTLCKYASKLFTELQEHIIDCTKQHAEFGLNTETSLTRFEQSNIAISGKRTLKCVICSSAFNQLPMVREHLKTEHPKPERYGCPRCDATFPDANSLAQHLAGHEGVEPLRCPVEGCQFTMVTEEDQEKHRRWHEKRINPPPKAFACRSCGKQFEIRTSLARHMKKQHGKADGKC